The nucleotide window GTTCGTTTGGGATAGATAAGGCTATATATTGGCGGTGCGGTTCGTTCGGGATAGATAAGGTTATATATCGGCGGTGCGGCAGTGTTGTGTGGCGCGTGATGATGTCTCAATCTAACCGACCGGTGTCGTTTGTTGCCTTTTACTTTTAACTGTTAGTGCTCTACTGTCTTTTTTTGTTGTTACCATTGCTCGATCCTTGATGGTTTCGTTGCTCTATTACATTATCTGACCTGGGTTCTTTATTTTTCCAATATATTCGGTAACTTTCCTGTCCGattctttgaaaaaaaaatatatatatacacaagtatttttataataaattctaCATGTCATAATTATTATTTGTACATGTCTTCTCAAGAAGTGAGTGTGACGATATATTGCAATCAGATACGACTGCGCAAGCAATTAAGACTTGGCTTAATTTCTATGATGTGAAATAAGAGGATTGGGCTTGATTCATTGATCTAGAGTGACTGATTATCGTTGTGTAAGAAAATTAATCGTTTTTGCTGTTTGTGCAGATATTGTGCATTTTAAATTTTTATTAGGTGGCAATCAGAGGACCCACCGAATGCTCCTCAAAGATGTTTGTTCCATCACTGTTGGCTGTGTTTGCCGTCACAACATAGCGGCCCAACCTCTAACCGCCAATAGTTTTCGATACTCTTCTGCTAAGCTGAGCCATTTataccccctctctctctccccccattCCTCTTCTCATAGTCATCCGAGAGACCTTCTCTCTCTGGCGACGGCCatggtgcagcagcagcagcacagaaTCTACATCTTGCAGTTCAGGAAGGGCGAGCCGGAGCAGGAGGTGGCATGCAAGGTGTCGCAGCCCAAGGGCGCCGGGCGGCGGGTCATGTACCACTACCAGGACTACGGCAGCGGTGGGGGCAAGAGCGGCAAGCAGGTGCAACCCAGGGCGCTCGGCCTGCGGCGCTTCTTGACCATGCTCCTGCTCTCCTTCCTCTGCGTGGGGACGCTGTTCGTGGCGCCCGTGTCCTTCCTCTCCTTCATGCATAGCGACGAAGGcggcgcagcggcggcggcggggacagGGGCGGTGGCGACGGCCGCGGCCGCGCGTGGCGGGGTGTCCGGGCCGTGCTCGTCCGTGGGGAACGACAGCCTCTGCTGCGACCGCACGTCGGAGCGCGCGGACATCTGCTTCGCGCGGGGCGACCTGCGCATGCACTCGGCGAGCGCGTCGTTCCAGCTCGTGTCCGCCGGCAACTCGACGGCGGAGGAGGAGCGGATACGGCCGTACACGCGCAAGTGGGAGGCGAACGTGATGGCGACGATCGACGAGGTGCGGCTGCGGCGCGTGGTGCCCGGTGACGCCGCGCGGTGCGACGTGCGGCACGACGTGCCGGCCGTGCTCTTCTCCACCGGCGGGTACACGGGCAACGTGTACCACGAGTTCAACGACGGCATCCTGCCGCTGTTCGTGACGGCGCACCACCTCCGGCGGCGCGTGGTGCTGGTGATACTCGAGTACCACGACTGGTGGATGACCAAGTACGGCGACGTGGTGTCCCAGCTGTCGGCGTTCCCGCCGATCGACTTCACCGCCGACCGCCGCGTGCACTGCTTCCCCGAGGTGATCGCCGGGCTGCGCATCCACGGCGAGCTGACCGTGGACCCGGCGAGGACGCCCGAGGGGAAGAGCATCGGCGACTTCCGCAGGCTCCTGGACGACGCCTACCGCGGCCGCATCGAGTTCCTGGAGCGCCTGGAGCGCCGCGCGGCTCGGAAGCGCCTGCGCctgcaccgccaccgccaccgccgcggcGCCGTGGTCCCCCGCGCACCGCCAGGTCCGAGTCACGCAGACGACGACCGCCGCCCCAGGCTGGTGATCGTGTCGCGGACGGGGTCCCGCGTGATCGAGAACGAGGCGGACGTGGCGGCGCTGGCGGCGGACGTCGGGTTCGACGTGCGCGTGATCCGGCCCGACCGCACCACGGAGCTGTGCAAGATATACCGGGAGCTGAACGCCAGCGACGCCATGGTCGGGGTGCACGGCGCCGCCATGACGCACTTCCTGTTCATGCGCCCCGGGAAGGTGTTCATCCAAGTGGTTCCGCTGGGCACGGACTGGGCCGCCGGCGCCTACTACGGCGAGCCCGCCGAGCGGATGGGCCTGCGCTACGTCAGGTACAAGATCGCCCCCGaggagagctcgctgtcccgcGAGTACCCCACGGACGACCCCGTGCTGACGGACCCCGCCGGCGTGGCGCAGCCCGGCTGGGACGTGACCAAGAAGGTGTACCTGGACCGGCAGAACGTGCGGCTGGACCTGGCGCGCTTCCGGGAGGAGCTCGTCGGAGCGCACCGGTACCTGCTGGCcgccggcggcgggcggcggcggccgagAGCGCCCGAGTGATGATGTGATGTGCGTCGGGCGGGTTTGACCGGTCTCGATTAACCAACAACCGCCAGCTCAATGAACATCTCCTCTGCTCTATGCTCTTTGCTCTGCTATAGTTTTCATTCccaccatttctttttctttggtTATACTGACTTCACCTGACAATTCTTTGCATTAGTTTTTGTGTCGTTCTGTACTTGTGATCCATCGATGGTTAAAAAAAATCCGAGCTTGCTGTGCATACATACATACACTCAATAAAAGAGAATCAGTTACATTAAGCATACATAATGCAGGCGCCAAGAAAAGAGTCACAGTTTTGCTGTGTTTATTATATCTGGACTGAACTCTGAATGCATCAGAGACATGAGCCGCCCATCAGGCAAGTTGGTGCTTGCATTGCAGTTGCAGGACGAAGGAAGGCTCGGAAGTCGGAACCGCTTCTTCTTCACGCCAGTCGTCACGGCCTTGTTCCGTGTTGGTTCGTTCGTTCGTTTGTTGGTTCTCCGGGGCTTGCCGCCACCCGCCAGGCTGGAAGAGTTTGTTGAAACAGACTAATCAGCTTTCGTTAAGCGTCAATAAAGCCTGCTATTAGTGGCCCGTAAAGCGTCACACATCGGGCCTGACCTGGCCTAGACGGACCCTAACGGCACGCACAGTATCACGGCGATGCATCAACCGCACCTATCGATCGCGCGCGCAGGCCACAACCGTAACACAGCTTGTTGCTGACAACAACGACAGTCAGTCAGGCACGCAACAGTTTCCGGCCCTGTTTGTCAGGGCTCGGCGAATCGTAGGATTTCACAGGCCGGAATCGTCCCCGTCCCGTTCCTTGGATGACCGGGGAAGAATGAACCACCCCGCGTTCCAAACGGGGAAACTTTAACTCGCAAGTCACACgaaagttggaaaaccatttgcCCACTAGAAAAGCGATACAACGCACCTTAATATAAATAAAGAGATTAAAAATCGTCGTCGTCGTAGCACGTACTAGATAGGATAGGGCGTAGGTGCTAAAGAAACGCACGCACCCGACCCGGAAGAGGAGATGATCGGTGGTGGCGACGACTGGCAAAGTCGAGTAGTGAGTGGAATCTCGCCATCCATCCCagtcccaggaggaggaggatcgGTGGGCGGCGCGTCAGCTTCGCGTacgcgcgcccgcgcccgcgtttGCCGTCGTCGTCCGGCGGAAGACTCACGGAAGATTCTCGCACGCACGCCATGCCGTTTGATTGTATTTCTGACGAACCCTCAGGAAGGAAGCTGCCCGTCGACGTCGACGCCGGGGATGGCTTCGGGCGCACGcgcactgccactgccactgccacgtGTGGTGGCTTCGTATCCAAGCCCAAGGTTACAAAGTGCAACGGTGGCCTGATGCGCAGTGTGGGAGAAGTTGGCTGGATCTCACAGTCTGAAAAATTCTGATTGGTGCGATGATACCGGCCTCGGGATCCAAGCTCTCTGTCCCTCCTCCCTCTGCTTCCTGTTCCCttgaattgatttttttttttttgagcaaatgTTCCCCTGAATTGAGAGCCAGTTTAGTTCacttcattttgccaaaaatttcaaagattccccgtcacatcgaatctttggacaagcattaaatataaataaaaaataaaactaattacacagtttagacgaaatccacgggatgaatcttttaagcctaattagactataattgaacactaattatcaaataacaacgaaaatgctaacaacgaaaatgctacagtagcatttCGCCAAAAAAAAATGCCAACCAAACAGGCCTTGAATGAAAAAGAGGAGTAAAGAACGAGCGGGCCAATAGCCCACCAAAGCATGGCATGCCGGCCCAATCATCTACTCTGCAGCCCATTAAGCCCAACAAAATAACCCGTCAGGCTCCAACAGAGCAAGCCCATCTGCCATCACCTCGAGCCCACACCGAGCATTTACTACCGACAGGTGGGCCCGAAGAGCCTCGTGCTCGTCCGGCTCCCCAATCCAAGCCGCCGCCTCCGATCCAAACTCAACCGGACGGAGCGGGTCTCTCTCTCCTCGGCTCTGGAAGCCTGTTCTGTTTCCGTCCTGGCGTCCTCTCCTCCGCACCATCGCCGCCCCGATTCCCCGACTCGGCGCGGGCGAGACGTGGATCTCGGCGGAGGAGACTCCGACCATCGCTCCCTGTGGAACCATGGCGGCCGCGGACTCCGACTTCGCCATCTCCACCTCCACCTGCCCGCACTGGtaacgctctctctctctctctctctctcgctggcCTCCCTACGCTGGGAATCTCTCTCTCACTGGCCTCCCTCGCCTTCCCAGCGTTCCGCCTACCCACCACAGGTCGATTCCTTCGTCCACCTCCGCCATGCCGACAGGATAGGATTGGGGTCGTCAACCGCTGCATATTTACGATACTGATTTGTTCGCATGCGTCGCTGCGTAATAGGGTATATAGTTCAGGCTTATTTTGTGATGattaattacacatgacatgccACGTGATACCGTTGCTCTGTGGATTACCTTCTGCAAATCGTCGAACACGCGTACACATATAATCAGTTTTACCAGTATCGTATCAGGTACTTGTATGATTACCACAATGTCTGGGGTATGGTTTTTAGTGAGCTGTATCATACATTATTAACTGTGATTCTCCCCATACTCTTTATTTAGTCAGCTGGGGTAATCATACAAACATTGCATGTTCGACGATTTTT belongs to Miscanthus floridulus cultivar M001 chromosome 4, ASM1932011v1, whole genome shotgun sequence and includes:
- the LOC136550519 gene encoding xylan glycosyltransferase MUCI21-like, with the translated sequence MVQQQQHRIYILQFRKGEPEQEVACKVSQPKGAGRRVMYHYQDYGSGGGKSGKQVQPRALGLRRFLTMLLLSFLCVGTLFVAPVSFLSFMHSDEGGAAAAAGTGAVATAAAARGGVSGPCSSVGNDSLCCDRTSERADICFARGDLRMHSASASFQLVSAGNSTAEEERIRPYTRKWEANVMATIDEVRLRRVVPGDAARCDVRHDVPAVLFSTGGYTGNVYHEFNDGILPLFVTAHHLRRRVVLVILEYHDWWMTKYGDVVSQLSAFPPIDFTADRRVHCFPEVIAGLRIHGELTVDPARTPEGKSIGDFRRLLDDAYRGRIEFLERLERRAARKRLRLHRHRHRRGAVVPRAPPGPSHADDDRRPRLVIVSRTGSRVIENEADVAALAADVGFDVRVIRPDRTTELCKIYRELNASDAMVGVHGAAMTHFLFMRPGKVFIQVVPLGTDWAAGAYYGEPAERMGLRYVRYKIAPEESSLSREYPTDDPVLTDPAGVAQPGWDVTKKVYLDRQNVRLDLARFREELVGAHRYLLAAGGGRRRPRAPE